One segment of Paraburkholderia caribensis DNA contains the following:
- a CDS encoding helix-turn-helix domain-containing protein: MAAAGAIGDAFCLANKLGLEVGEEPPYRFSVLSETGGFVTGGSSFPIWTQKLERFRLADFHAFFVACSGDPMNESSEQLVSWLSRQGSSAPPCMRQKSDLSSGAVQPAVPVFVLDDGLSEMRPAGATPTEMALVQIGRDLDAETARRIAHTLQPQVRQRMRPGADDPAIATTAEKIRESARWIRENYSKAISVSRAAESAAMSKRNYQRRFKVEFGLTPLEYLLRTRFEVVCSMLMETELPIDKIARRCGMGDGNRLGRIFKVRYGMSPTAFRALRHLGTSNHTPTPSPADHVVETAAAVDSQMKPVF; encoded by the coding sequence ATGGCCGCTGCGGGCGCGATTGGCGACGCCTTTTGCCTTGCCAACAAGCTCGGGCTGGAGGTCGGCGAGGAGCCCCCGTACCGCTTCTCGGTGTTGTCTGAGACGGGCGGATTCGTTACGGGCGGCTCCAGCTTTCCGATCTGGACGCAGAAGCTCGAACGGTTTCGGCTGGCCGACTTTCATGCATTCTTCGTTGCTTGCAGCGGCGACCCGATGAATGAATCGAGCGAGCAACTCGTCTCCTGGCTGTCGCGCCAGGGATCGAGCGCGCCGCCCTGCATGCGGCAGAAGAGCGATCTGTCGAGCGGGGCGGTGCAACCGGCTGTGCCTGTGTTCGTGCTGGATGATGGTCTGTCAGAGATGCGGCCCGCCGGGGCGACGCCGACTGAAATGGCCCTCGTGCAGATTGGTCGCGACCTCGACGCGGAAACGGCGCGCCGGATCGCGCATACGCTGCAGCCGCAAGTGCGTCAGCGCATGCGGCCTGGCGCGGATGATCCGGCTATCGCGACCACGGCCGAGAAAATCCGCGAGTCGGCGCGTTGGATCCGGGAAAACTATAGCAAGGCGATTTCCGTGAGTCGGGCGGCCGAGTCCGCGGCGATGAGCAAACGCAACTATCAGCGGCGTTTCAAGGTCGAGTTTGGGCTGACCCCACTTGAATACCTGTTGCGCACGCGCTTCGAGGTCGTCTGCTCGATGCTGATGGAAACCGAGCTTCCCATCGACAAGATTGCAAGGCGTTGCGGCATGGGCGACGGCAACCGGCTGGGGCGCATCTTCAAGGTGCGATACGGCATGTCGCCAACCGCTTTTCGCGCGTTGCGCCATCTCGGCACCAGCAATCACACACCGACACCGTCGCCAGCTGACCATGTCGTCGAAACTGCCGCAGCGGTCGATTCGCAAATGAAACCCGTTTTCTAG
- a CDS encoding response regulator receiver protein, with translation MFDAALLRNGLVPTIRQIDHPASGYVHSGASVVPCALVYLETDSAGSPNCKSADPFCYLEQAITLNRSLEAVGLPRLTVATNVADEVTRYLEKVDGDSRPNVLQLTPSGLTLPRNTRFYSAHFKLDMIEQLGAMLREGELLMVLDTDMLALRTVNKELLQRCQATGVGAFDISDQEFSAYGDARVIDDLETVAGVRLHNPRWFGGEVLLASGEFIKELVPCAHACFERYRRVINELNHNGDEAFISAALNLLSGAGHQIIDLGANRVVGRHWSGNTHRDLRWFKGCSLLHLPGCKRLLERQARRPVFSAAHVWRSLVVRHELNRTVWPLRRWVRSWVRPSSGRR, from the coding sequence ATGTTCGACGCAGCGCTCCTGCGCAACGGCCTCGTGCCAACCATCAGACAGATAGACCATCCCGCGTCGGGCTATGTCCACTCGGGCGCCAGTGTCGTGCCGTGCGCGCTCGTGTACCTGGAAACCGATAGCGCAGGAAGTCCGAATTGCAAAAGTGCTGATCCGTTCTGTTATCTCGAGCAGGCCATCACGCTCAATCGCAGTCTCGAAGCTGTCGGTTTGCCGAGGTTGACCGTGGCGACGAACGTTGCTGATGAGGTCACGCGCTACCTCGAGAAAGTCGACGGCGATTCACGTCCCAACGTGTTGCAACTGACGCCGTCGGGATTGACGCTGCCGAGGAATACGCGCTTCTACAGCGCGCATTTCAAGCTCGACATGATCGAGCAGTTGGGTGCGATGCTACGCGAAGGCGAATTGCTGATGGTGCTCGACACCGACATGCTCGCACTTCGAACGGTGAACAAGGAACTCTTGCAGCGCTGTCAAGCGACAGGTGTGGGCGCATTTGACATTTCCGACCAGGAGTTCTCGGCGTATGGCGACGCTCGCGTCATCGACGATCTTGAAACAGTGGCGGGCGTGCGCCTTCACAATCCGCGATGGTTCGGCGGCGAAGTGCTGCTCGCGTCCGGTGAATTCATCAAGGAACTGGTGCCTTGCGCGCATGCATGCTTTGAGCGATACCGGCGCGTCATCAACGAGTTGAATCACAACGGCGACGAGGCATTCATTTCCGCCGCGCTCAATCTGCTTTCCGGCGCCGGCCATCAGATCATCGATCTCGGTGCGAATCGCGTGGTCGGACGTCACTGGTCAGGCAATACGCACCGTGACCTTCGCTGGTTCAAAGGATGTTCGTTGCTGCATCTGCCCGGATGCAAGCGTCTACTGGAGCGTCAGGCGCGTCGTCCCGTGTTCAGCGCAGCACATGTGTGGCGGAGTCTGGTGGTGAGGCACGAACTCAATCGAACGGTTTGGCCGCTCAGGCGCTGGGTGCGCTCGTGGGTGCGACCTTCGAGCGGGCGTCGGTAG
- a CDS encoding leucine-rich repeat domain-containing protein, whose product MSDTPPSSTSPNTEDLPSPTWRRATPWAIGAAVVLLLIILFVAFGTSRRSPDERALGELGFIKATCSNSDGSAAPPDSACLALRAKPTLTASEVAAAIPHLKDSDRKIELNLANTQIENLDPLKELDTLDSLDLTGTPVWNLDALKDMHSLKRLVLHRTDVENIAALKGLTGLQSLTLWDTRVSNLDALKNLTDLRQLDLRDTQVRDLDPLEDLPHLETLKLGGARNVRDIDALGQLTALKSLDLNETQIDSIAALKKLRDMQALYLANTPLRDIDVIKGMPSLKTLVLDGSKVDDIDAMRGLRQLDTLVLARTQITSIEALKELTALQRLNLADTRIENIDALKDLKNLQMLNLFRTRVRNIDALKSLTNLQELYLANTPVEDIDVLKGLTGLRELVLYGTKARNVDELKAALPKTRIVW is encoded by the coding sequence GTGTCCGACACGCCGCCGTCAAGCACCAGCCCAAACACCGAAGACCTGCCTTCACCCACGTGGCGCCGCGCCACGCCGTGGGCCATCGGCGCCGCGGTCGTCCTGCTGCTCATCATCCTGTTCGTCGCGTTTGGCACGTCGCGCAGAAGCCCGGACGAGCGGGCGCTGGGCGAACTGGGATTCATCAAGGCCACCTGCAGCAACAGCGACGGTTCAGCCGCGCCACCCGACTCCGCCTGCCTCGCCTTGCGGGCAAAGCCGACGCTGACGGCATCCGAAGTCGCGGCCGCGATTCCGCACCTGAAGGACTCGGACCGCAAGATCGAACTGAACCTCGCCAATACGCAAATCGAGAACCTCGATCCACTGAAAGAACTGGACACGCTGGATTCGCTCGACCTGACGGGCACGCCCGTGTGGAACCTCGATGCACTCAAGGACATGCATTCGCTCAAGCGGCTCGTCCTGCATCGCACGGATGTAGAGAACATTGCGGCGCTTAAAGGACTGACCGGTCTGCAATCGCTCACGCTCTGGGATACGCGCGTCTCGAATCTCGATGCGCTAAAGAATCTGACCGACCTTCGGCAACTCGACCTGCGTGACACCCAGGTTCGGGATCTCGATCCGCTCGAAGACCTGCCTCATCTGGAAACACTGAAACTCGGCGGCGCGCGAAATGTACGCGACATCGACGCGCTCGGCCAGCTGACCGCCCTCAAATCACTCGACCTCAACGAGACGCAGATCGACAGCATCGCTGCGTTGAAGAAGTTGCGCGACATGCAGGCGCTTTACCTCGCGAACACGCCGCTGCGCGACATCGACGTGATAAAAGGCATGCCGTCGCTGAAAACGCTCGTGCTGGACGGCTCCAAAGTCGACGATATCGATGCGATGCGCGGCCTGCGCCAACTGGATACGCTCGTGCTCGCGCGTACGCAAATCACCAGCATCGAAGCGTTGAAGGAACTGACCGCGCTGCAAAGGCTGAATCTCGCCGACACTCGCATCGAGAACATCGACGCGCTGAAAGACCTGAAGAACCTGCAGATGCTCAACCTTTTCCGCACGAGAGTTCGCAATATCGATGCACTAAAAAGTTTGACGAATTTGCAGGAACTGTATCTGGCGAACACCCCTGTCGAAGATATCGACGTGCTGAAGGGGCTGACGGGATTGCGGGAACTCGTTCTCTACGGCACCAAGGCGCGAAACGTCGATGAACTCAAGGCGGCGCTGCCGAAAACGCGCATCGTGTGGTGA
- a CDS encoding NAD(P)/FAD-dependent oxidoreductase yields the protein MSTAPDTPPASPVSTDVLIIGAGPVGLFAAFEAGVIGLSTQIVDNIERVGGQCIELYPDKPIYDIPAVPVCTARELVDRLVEQCRPFAPPLHLGHRVETVERLDNGRWLARTDKGLTFEAAAILIAGGNGSFVPQRLLLEEAVPLEGRHVHYSVPKLDDFAGKKVIVAGGGDSALDWALALRTVAQHVTLVHRRNGFSATDSSVANMRRAVEAREMDFAVGTIASLSAPNGQLQSVEIRQAEGSAHLEADHLLVLFGLVADLGPIAKWGIEVQGGRITVDTSNYESTCPGIFAAGDIAGYPNKQKLILSGFHEASLALRKAYNYAFPDKKRVHIHSSYDAKLAERVAASHA from the coding sequence ATGAGCACTGCGCCAGACACGCCGCCCGCTTCACCCGTCAGCACCGACGTGCTGATCATCGGCGCGGGACCCGTGGGGCTGTTCGCCGCGTTCGAGGCAGGCGTGATCGGCCTGTCGACGCAGATCGTCGACAACATCGAGCGCGTGGGCGGGCAATGCATCGAGCTGTATCCGGACAAGCCGATCTATGACATTCCGGCCGTGCCCGTCTGCACTGCGCGCGAACTGGTCGACCGGCTCGTCGAGCAATGCCGGCCCTTCGCTCCGCCGCTGCATCTCGGACATCGTGTGGAGACGGTCGAGCGGCTCGATAACGGACGCTGGCTTGCCCGCACCGATAAAGGACTGACATTCGAAGCAGCCGCCATCCTGATCGCGGGCGGCAACGGGTCGTTCGTCCCGCAGCGTTTGCTGCTCGAAGAGGCCGTGCCGCTCGAAGGCCGTCACGTTCACTACAGCGTTCCCAAACTCGACGACTTCGCGGGCAAGAAAGTGATCGTGGCGGGCGGCGGCGACTCCGCACTCGACTGGGCATTGGCGCTGCGCACGGTGGCACAGCACGTCACGCTCGTGCATCGTCGCAATGGTTTCAGCGCGACGGACTCCAGCGTCGCCAATATGCGCCGCGCTGTCGAAGCGCGCGAGATGGATTTTGCGGTCGGCACGATCGCGAGCCTGAGCGCACCCAATGGGCAACTCCAATCAGTCGAAATCCGGCAGGCCGAGGGTTCTGCGCATCTCGAAGCCGATCATTTGCTGGTGTTGTTCGGTCTCGTGGCCGATCTCGGTCCTATAGCGAAGTGGGGCATCGAAGTACAAGGCGGACGCATCACGGTCGATACATCGAACTACGAAAGCACGTGTCCCGGTATCTTCGCGGCGGGCGATATCGCGGGCTATCCGAACAAACAGAAGCTGATTCTTTCGGGATTTCACGAAGCTTCGCTCGCCCTTCGAAAGGCGTACAACTACGCGTTTCCCGACAAGAAACGCGTGCACATCCATTCGAGCTATGACGCGAAGCTGGCAGAGCGCGTCGCCGCGTCTCACGCGTAG
- a CDS encoding glycosyltransferase family 4 protein, with translation MAFAINGKFTSQPVTGVQRVAYELTRAMQLREEPGNELEIFVPHNAMEPGASLRRQRRFPWLRGTLWEQITLPLAARGRTLVNLCNTNPILKRRQVVMVHDMAVYDAPNGFSKKFLLWYRLCFSILPRMEPFVLTVSAFSKRRISHHLKIDESRIAVIQPGADHLDRVVPDYGVIDRLQLREDSYCVIVGSLDPRKNLQCVLEAISGLSHLRDVRFVIVGGKNSRIFASEGIEAMSRSKQVIWAGFVSDGELKALYQRAGCLVFPSLYEGFGLPPLEAMYCGCPVVASSRTSIPEACGDAAMYCDATSAQDVAEKISLMMSDGAIRQQYRVKGMAHAREYRWDRSAKRLLDVLYGKESEPLSELAARVSAG, from the coding sequence ATGGCATTCGCGATTAATGGAAAGTTCACATCGCAGCCTGTAACAGGCGTGCAACGGGTCGCATATGAACTCACGAGAGCGATGCAACTGCGTGAGGAACCGGGCAACGAACTGGAGATATTCGTGCCGCACAACGCGATGGAGCCCGGTGCGTCGCTCAGGCGGCAGCGGCGCTTTCCGTGGCTGCGCGGCACGCTGTGGGAACAGATCACGCTGCCGCTGGCAGCGAGGGGCCGAACGCTCGTCAATCTGTGCAACACGAATCCGATCCTCAAGCGCAGGCAAGTGGTGATGGTGCACGACATGGCCGTCTATGACGCGCCGAATGGTTTTTCGAAGAAGTTCTTGCTGTGGTATCGGCTGTGTTTCTCGATCCTGCCACGAATGGAACCATTCGTGCTCACGGTATCGGCATTTTCGAAGCGGCGTATCAGCCATCACCTGAAGATCGACGAGTCGCGTATTGCCGTGATCCAGCCGGGTGCGGATCATCTCGATCGCGTCGTGCCGGATTACGGCGTCATCGATCGCCTGCAACTCCGGGAAGACTCGTACTGCGTGATCGTCGGGAGCCTGGATCCGCGCAAGAATCTGCAGTGCGTGCTCGAAGCGATCTCGGGCTTGAGCCATTTACGCGACGTGAGATTCGTGATTGTCGGCGGAAAGAACTCGCGCATTTTTGCCAGTGAAGGCATCGAGGCGATGTCGCGCTCAAAGCAGGTGATATGGGCGGGCTTCGTATCGGACGGCGAGTTGAAGGCGCTCTATCAACGTGCCGGTTGCCTGGTTTTTCCGTCGCTATATGAAGGCTTTGGATTGCCGCCGCTCGAGGCCATGTATTGCGGATGCCCTGTGGTCGCTTCGTCGCGCACCTCGATTCCCGAAGCGTGCGGAGACGCCGCGATGTATTGCGATGCGACGTCGGCGCAAGACGTTGCCGAAAAGATCTCGCTGATGATGAGCGACGGTGCCATCAGGCAACAGTACCGGGTGAAAGGTATGGCGCATGCGCGCGAATACCGCTGGGACCGCTCGGCAAAGAGGCTGCTCGACGTGTTGTACGGCAAGGAGAGCGAGCCGCTTTCGGAACTTGCAGCACGTGTGTCGGCTGGGTGA
- a CDS encoding polysaccharide biosynthesis tyrosine autokinase, with translation MIPVDYYPSNSLPVAPEVERGQLTAREMLNLMRDHIWEIVAATVAVFLLAVAYQLIATPVYSADVLVRVDPPEPNALGLALQTQEALPPPAPSPSTEMGVMRSRSVLDPVIDRYRFDVSVKPRRIPILGDIADRFSTPGEPNGAWLGLKSFAWGGEVVKVGYLNVPQNLEEEKLSLVALGDGAYELLGPSGEFLIKGTVGKPAEGNGISVLINQLAARAGTHFEVIRWNAVDATKRFMDVVKITDKVKDSGLIQIEYADKSPSKAAEVANALGQQYLVAAIAGRQLNDTQTLSFIKGELPRLLADLRKSEEALKSFRAKSNSMQPTTEAQSYLQGGLDLDRQIASLELQRTQLLDKYAPGSRWIQSIDTQLAQLKKTKSEFDGRFQGMPASERESVDLIRAQKVAETVYMGMVQKAEQLTVRRASTTGGAHILDSAVRPHRPVKPDPLIVLPGGFVLGLVAGVFIVFMRRHVLVGVTDPRYVERRLSVPVVGEVLFSHQQSLLDRGLPAAARKPLPGAGGRGALPMQRGAEGGESATGEKIDPSFGTSGNKILAERFPHDASVEALREVRTAMARDLAHTRNNIVMVTGPTTSAGKSFVAANLATLHAEAGSRVALIDGDMRRGHLAAFFGQNNRGGLSEVLAERMPLRDALRQVGIEGVTFMSCGARPENPAALLTRPRFREILQRLGNHFDMVIVDTPPFLAVTDASIIANETGASLLVLRSGMQTEEEIADTIKKIERAGGRVAGAVFNGIPLRRSTRNYGYATNYASDFGEVEATA, from the coding sequence ATGATTCCCGTGGATTATTACCCCTCGAACTCGCTTCCTGTTGCCCCTGAGGTTGAGCGCGGGCAACTCACCGCTCGAGAAATGCTCAACCTGATGCGGGACCACATCTGGGAAATCGTGGCGGCCACCGTCGCGGTGTTTCTGCTCGCGGTCGCGTACCAGCTGATTGCCACGCCCGTCTATTCGGCGGATGTGCTCGTGCGCGTCGATCCGCCCGAGCCCAACGCGCTCGGTCTCGCGCTACAGACCCAGGAGGCGCTTCCGCCGCCCGCGCCGTCACCCAGCACGGAAATGGGCGTGATGCGCAGCCGTTCGGTGCTCGACCCCGTGATCGACCGATATCGCTTCGATGTCTCGGTGAAGCCTCGGCGCATCCCGATCCTCGGCGACATTGCAGACAGGTTCTCGACGCCAGGCGAGCCGAATGGCGCATGGCTCGGCCTGAAGTCGTTCGCGTGGGGCGGCGAGGTCGTCAAGGTCGGTTACCTGAATGTTCCGCAGAATCTCGAAGAAGAGAAGCTGAGTCTCGTTGCGCTAGGCGACGGCGCATATGAACTGTTAGGTCCGTCGGGCGAATTTCTGATCAAGGGCACGGTCGGCAAGCCCGCCGAAGGCAACGGCATTTCGGTGCTGATCAACCAGCTTGCCGCGCGGGCAGGCACGCACTTCGAGGTGATCCGCTGGAACGCGGTGGATGCGACCAAGCGCTTCATGGACGTCGTGAAGATCACGGACAAGGTGAAGGACTCCGGCCTCATCCAGATCGAATACGCGGACAAGAGTCCTTCAAAGGCCGCTGAAGTCGCGAACGCGCTGGGGCAGCAGTACCTCGTGGCAGCGATCGCCGGTCGTCAATTGAACGACACGCAGACACTGAGTTTCATCAAGGGCGAATTGCCGCGCCTGCTTGCGGACCTGCGCAAATCGGAAGAAGCACTCAAGAGCTTCCGCGCGAAGTCCAATTCGATGCAGCCGACCACGGAAGCGCAATCCTATCTGCAAGGCGGCCTCGATCTCGACCGGCAGATTGCCAGTCTGGAACTGCAACGCACGCAACTGCTGGACAAGTACGCGCCGGGAAGCCGCTGGATTCAAAGCATCGATACTCAGCTTGCGCAACTGAAGAAGACGAAATCCGAGTTCGACGGACGCTTTCAGGGCATGCCTGCGTCCGAGCGTGAGAGTGTCGACCTGATTCGTGCGCAGAAGGTCGCTGAAACGGTCTACATGGGCATGGTGCAGAAGGCCGAGCAATTGACGGTGCGTCGTGCGAGCACCACGGGTGGCGCGCACATTCTCGATTCGGCCGTGCGGCCGCATCGCCCCGTCAAGCCCGATCCGCTGATCGTGCTCCCGGGTGGCTTCGTGCTCGGTCTCGTGGCGGGCGTGTTTATCGTCTTCATGCGCCGTCACGTGCTGGTCGGCGTAACGGACCCGCGCTATGTCGAGCGTCGTCTGAGTGTGCCTGTCGTCGGCGAAGTGCTGTTCAGTCATCAGCAATCGCTGCTCGATCGCGGCCTGCCGGCCGCCGCGCGCAAGCCATTGCCGGGCGCAGGCGGGCGCGGTGCACTGCCGATGCAGCGCGGCGCGGAGGGAGGCGAGTCGGCAACGGGCGAAAAGATCGACCCGTCGTTCGGTACCTCGGGCAACAAGATTCTTGCCGAACGCTTCCCGCATGACGCATCGGTTGAAGCGTTACGCGAAGTCCGCACGGCAATGGCGCGAGATCTTGCGCATACGCGCAACAACATCGTGATGGTGACGGGACCGACCACATCGGCGGGCAAGAGCTTCGTCGCGGCGAACCTCGCGACACTGCATGCGGAGGCAGGGTCGCGGGTCGCGCTGATCGACGGCGACATGCGCCGTGGCCATCTCGCGGCATTCTTCGGCCAGAACAATCGCGGCGGTCTTTCCGAAGTACTCGCCGAACGGATGCCGCTGCGCGACGCGTTGCGGCAAGTCGGGATTGAAGGCGTGACCTTCATGTCGTGCGGGGCGCGCCCGGAGAACCCTGCGGCATTGCTCACGCGGCCGCGCTTCAGGGAAATATTGCAGCGGCTCGGCAATCACTTCGACATGGTGATCGTCGACACACCGCCGTTCCTCGCCGTGACGGACGCGTCCATCATCGCGAACGAAACCGGCGCGTCGCTGCTCGTGCTGCGTTCGGGCATGCAGACCGAGGAGGAGATTGCCGACACGATCAAGAAGATCGAGCGCGCGGGCGGACGTGTTGCCGGCGCTGTCTTCAACGGCATTCCGCTGCGTCGTAGCACGCGCAATTACGGCTACGCGACGAACTATGCGAGCGACTTCGGCGAGGTCGAGGCAACCGCCTGA
- a CDS encoding ATP-grasp fold amidoligase family protein, translating into MKEKAKSMLPDTLFLSLLHRKCIGRYPRLARPATFNEKILQRNLRPDPRYVPLTDKLEVREYVAAKLGEAHLVPLIAAPEVFTRAVFDSLPDAFVMKANHGSTFVEIVRNKSETTFERLQELSERWLSTSFYWVARERHYRKIRPRIFFEQLLLDHHGRVPADFKVHCFGGNAGRPLMYILLITDRFGNNTHGDVFDTQWRHMDVMIGPYTRSAVPPPRPDNLEAVLKAATVLAKDFDYVRVDLYAPDNRVYFGELTFTPGAGVLPFTPDHVDYEWGQLLEASADL; encoded by the coding sequence ATGAAAGAGAAGGCAAAGTCGATGTTGCCCGACACGCTGTTCCTTAGCCTGTTGCACCGGAAATGTATCGGGCGATATCCACGGCTCGCGCGTCCAGCAACGTTCAACGAGAAGATCCTGCAACGCAATCTTCGGCCGGACCCGCGCTATGTACCATTGACCGATAAGCTCGAAGTCCGGGAATATGTTGCCGCCAAACTCGGCGAAGCGCATCTCGTTCCGCTTATCGCCGCGCCTGAGGTATTCACGCGTGCGGTCTTCGACAGTCTGCCCGATGCATTCGTGATGAAGGCGAATCACGGCAGCACGTTCGTCGAAATTGTGCGGAACAAGTCGGAGACCACGTTTGAAAGGCTGCAGGAACTGTCGGAACGGTGGCTATCGACGTCGTTCTATTGGGTCGCACGCGAACGGCATTACAGGAAGATCCGGCCGCGAATCTTCTTCGAGCAACTGCTTCTGGACCATCACGGGCGCGTTCCAGCCGATTTCAAGGTGCATTGCTTCGGCGGAAACGCTGGACGTCCGCTCATGTACATTCTTCTGATCACGGACCGCTTCGGCAATAACACGCATGGCGACGTGTTCGACACGCAATGGCGCCATATGGATGTGATGATCGGCCCTTACACACGCAGCGCCGTGCCGCCGCCGCGGCCTGACAACCTCGAAGCGGTGCTGAAAGCCGCGACGGTCCTGGCCAAAGATTTCGACTATGTTCGCGTCGATCTCTATGCCCCCGATAACCGCGTCTATTTCGGTGAATTGACATTCACGCCGGGGGCTGGCGTATTGCCCTTCACGCCCGACCACGTCGATTATGAATGGGGGCAACTGCTGGAAGCCAGTGCTGATCTGTGA
- a CDS encoding glycosyltransferase family 2 protein: protein MKQIAIVICNYNYERFLAETIDSSLAQDYPGTRVIVIDDGSTDDSRAVIEQYGTRISAVFKENGGQVSAYNLGVELAGTDYVIFLDSDDVLYPHAVSEVMRKFEEEPLAKVQFRLDVIDEAGKQTGAYVPHSEPPADCGRLLREGWLYPSPPASGNAYSVSALKAVFPVPEGGTNRYGADFYAIYGAALMGAVATIPQSLGAYRVHHSAAPSVSFANSEQIKKAPKAFKERWVTLREIAKQRMNLDLPPAFHDFAHEKAYFGSSLYHASLGARWRWMLNDSRAYMHTIVANPFWSLKKKAGTLFLSSLCLLPYSPLSDFVVRYITNPLARRSTVEQ, encoded by the coding sequence ATGAAACAGATCGCCATCGTCATATGCAACTACAACTATGAACGCTTTCTCGCCGAGACGATCGATTCTTCGTTGGCGCAGGACTATCCCGGAACGCGCGTGATCGTCATCGACGATGGATCGACGGATGATTCGCGCGCCGTGATAGAGCAATACGGTACCCGTATCTCTGCGGTTTTCAAGGAAAACGGCGGGCAGGTGTCCGCATACAACCTCGGCGTCGAACTCGCCGGCACCGACTATGTGATCTTCCTCGATTCCGACGATGTGCTGTATCCGCACGCGGTGTCGGAGGTCATGCGCAAGTTCGAAGAAGAGCCTCTGGCGAAAGTGCAGTTCCGTCTCGATGTGATCGACGAAGCGGGCAAGCAGACGGGCGCCTACGTACCGCATTCGGAGCCGCCCGCCGACTGCGGCCGTTTGCTCAGAGAAGGCTGGCTCTATCCGTCGCCGCCGGCGTCGGGCAATGCATATAGCGTCAGTGCGCTGAAAGCGGTCTTCCCTGTGCCGGAAGGCGGCACCAACCGCTACGGGGCGGACTTCTATGCGATCTACGGAGCGGCGCTGATGGGTGCCGTTGCGACGATACCGCAATCGCTCGGAGCGTACCGGGTCCATCATTCTGCTGCGCCGAGCGTGTCGTTCGCGAACTCGGAGCAGATCAAGAAGGCACCGAAGGCGTTCAAGGAGCGTTGGGTCACGCTGCGTGAAATCGCGAAGCAGAGGATGAATCTCGATCTACCGCCTGCATTTCACGATTTCGCCCATGAAAAAGCGTACTTCGGATCGAGTCTCTATCATGCGTCGCTCGGCGCGCGGTGGCGCTGGATGCTGAACGATTCGCGCGCCTATATGCACACGATCGTCGCCAACCCGTTCTGGAGCCTGAAAAAGAAGGCTGGCACGCTGTTCTTGTCGAGCCTTTGTCTGTTGCCTTACTCACCTCTTTCAGACTTCGTGGTCCGATACATCACCAACCCCCTTGCGCGCCGCAGCACGGTCGAGCAATAG
- a CDS encoding helix-turn-helix domain-containing protein — MRFLSEGGGHVKCDRSLFVSTDDLPKSGDERFAHVFVAGGMHSRAACDTPALSGWLQRMRANGARVKLFAAGFEASNGTYDKGAVNGYEQARRRRAQLGSAVKAAFEVIRADFGESVAHEALRRTSFVDSSEWLSSSMDPANTSGDRIRAAARWLQDNCHRAVTVNDAAEACAMSQRTLLRNFQTHIGASPSEYLQRVRIERACQLLAETSLPADKVARRVGLTNGDRLGKLFRRCVGKSPIEYRAWTRGNADAKGSNGETTCSVLQQPTLATCDE, encoded by the coding sequence ATGCGATTTCTGTCCGAAGGCGGTGGACATGTCAAATGCGATCGCTCGCTGTTCGTTTCGACAGACGATTTACCGAAGTCGGGCGACGAGCGATTTGCCCATGTGTTCGTCGCTGGTGGGATGCATTCGAGAGCGGCCTGCGACACACCGGCACTGAGCGGCTGGCTGCAACGGATGAGGGCCAATGGCGCGCGCGTCAAACTCTTCGCGGCGGGCTTCGAAGCATCGAATGGGACCTACGACAAAGGCGCGGTCAACGGATACGAACAGGCGCGTCGCCGCAGGGCGCAATTAGGCAGTGCTGTTAAAGCGGCCTTCGAAGTTATCCGTGCGGATTTCGGCGAATCGGTCGCGCACGAAGCACTGCGCCGTACATCGTTCGTCGATTCGAGCGAATGGCTGTCGTCATCCATGGACCCAGCCAATACGTCGGGAGACCGAATCCGCGCTGCGGCGCGGTGGCTGCAGGATAACTGTCATCGCGCCGTCACCGTGAACGACGCAGCGGAAGCCTGCGCGATGAGCCAACGCACGCTGTTGCGCAACTTTCAAACGCACATCGGCGCATCGCCTTCCGAGTATTTGCAGCGAGTCAGGATCGAGCGTGCGTGCCAGTTGCTCGCGGAGACTTCGCTGCCCGCCGACAAAGTGGCGCGACGCGTCGGACTGACCAACGGCGATCGACTTGGCAAGCTGTTTCGCCGTTGCGTGGGCAAGTCTCCCATCGAGTACCGTGCGTGGACGCGTGGCAACGCAGATGCGAAAGGATCGAATGGCGAGACGACGTGTAGTGTTCTTCAACAGCCGACGCTCGCGACATGTGACGAATAA